The Natrinema salaciae genome contains a region encoding:
- a CDS encoding beta-sandwich domain-containing protein encodes MTDTRERITAALLSLLLVVSLVAITGSGLAGTAVATDGIDAQSLETDTAAPTIDPAIEDANGTTEVYLTFDQYDGALSADRERAIAQLKDHAESSQATAKRQLGARSGVEVINSYWITNTVRASIDTTSVTASELATIDGVRSITAKPEYRVPDTAARPAAEPDSDEFTYGLEQINATETWDEFDATGEDVKVAVLDTGFDVSHPDLDLYTEDEDDPTYPGGWVEIGPDGEPVEGSEPHDTQSHGTHVGGTIGAAAPDDNETPAYGVAPDVDLQHALVLPGGSSANSDPIAGFEYVIEEMDTDVVSMSFGAGCGPFGPVYQDAWIPAIQNANDVGVVAVTSAGNSGEGCVGSPANIYDSFSIGASNEAGTIADFSSGGTVAADNWEEPDPEWPDEWVKPDVSAPGADVLSAVPGGGHERYSGTSMAAPHVSGAIALMLSANDDLSDEEIESTLEETAWKPADAPDEKDVRYGHGIIDVRAAVAEVGGAALEYELGDVDRDESLTVRDVRLTQQYLQDKTPEPFSEDLGDLNRDGEVTTTDLNLLQRKVLGSLDEGEIAVTGFDVPDNVDKGEPLEVTVDLTNPGEEGAVQKVSLQLSDDPAEPGDGETVATEVVDMAPEGVDEPIGSPSETTITFEVDTDDLRSGAYAVTVTTEDDEATEEFTYLASQFDVSSLDAPDEANSGENVTINATVENVGNVEDTQSVEYRFGDLDETLLEESVTLAPGAETTVSFAADTENVSAGTYEHGVFTDDDAATGNITILEPFFDVEIADAPDRLEPGDAYTVTAGVENTGDAPGTQRVTYDVVRERTEVAVVDSKAGTESVRAALDDRNVDGDRDDLADAADELSATLQGELDDSYNVSPLGADELLASVDAYDVFVVNDFGDADVEAFLDTLADDQAVVFLENWGADSTAITDRSDVTGDPAAVDIADSGSPPVELDITADHALFDGIADEGESVEIHDATFADRAWFDDYSGDAIADVGAGSPDGAAVGVGQDGDHVLLASFGRTQFVADGDFTDDANAILANAVTYVDDPLEASVERTTTEVSLDPGESSTVEFSAVLEDLDPELEWAHAVESEDDAVRTPFALGAQLGTVAGTVSDDTTGSPVANATVELERDDETYVGVTDADGTYAVEDVPAGEYTLTVAATGYEAVTDTVTVLENETVTKHVELRATAATMSGQVTASDDGTPVANVTVAAENDDGEVFEATTDANGTYALTDVSAGTYVVDVADTPPGYRPEKIVTVAPGEHVTGVDFEIERTPGTIDGYVTNAAGVPIADATVADADGGAFSVTTDENGSYEIDGLAPGRYALRAAADGYDDSTIEFVDVEPGATATANLTLGTYFEVSDLEAPETATQGETIVVNATITNTGDRTDTRTAFYFPPGTDFGTDVVDYRPELSETVTLDGGESTTVEFTYEIPEDDEPGEYEHGVSADEVASTTITIEESEAGEPEPAYFAVSDVDGPAAANAGDAITVDATITNTGDEADEQDVYLFWNVTSPALETDEQSPADRRESVGIDSAATVALEGGESAVVSLTHEIDADTDPGSYRYSVSTLQDLATDGLTVEAADDATILPIRADGSADPIRG; translated from the coding sequence ATGACAGATACGCGAGAACGGATTACGGCCGCCCTGCTGTCGCTACTGCTGGTAGTGTCGCTCGTCGCGATCACCGGGAGCGGGTTAGCAGGAACCGCGGTCGCAACCGACGGTATCGACGCGCAATCACTCGAGACGGACACCGCAGCGCCGACGATCGATCCGGCGATCGAGGACGCAAACGGGACCACGGAGGTCTATCTCACCTTCGATCAGTACGACGGCGCGCTCAGCGCCGATCGCGAGCGGGCGATCGCCCAACTCAAGGACCACGCCGAGTCGTCACAGGCGACGGCCAAACGACAACTCGGTGCCCGCAGCGGTGTCGAGGTGATCAACAGCTACTGGATTACGAACACCGTTCGTGCGTCGATCGACACGACATCGGTCACCGCATCGGAGCTGGCGACGATCGACGGCGTCCGATCGATCACGGCGAAACCGGAGTATCGCGTGCCGGACACGGCCGCCCGGCCGGCCGCGGAGCCCGATTCCGACGAGTTCACCTACGGGCTCGAGCAGATCAACGCCACTGAAACGTGGGACGAGTTCGATGCCACGGGCGAGGACGTGAAAGTCGCCGTCCTCGACACCGGCTTCGACGTCAGTCATCCCGACCTCGACCTCTACACGGAGGACGAGGACGATCCGACCTACCCCGGCGGCTGGGTCGAGATCGGCCCGGACGGCGAGCCCGTCGAGGGCTCCGAACCACATGACACCCAGTCGCACGGGACCCACGTCGGCGGAACGATCGGTGCCGCCGCTCCCGACGACAACGAGACTCCCGCGTACGGCGTCGCCCCCGACGTCGACCTCCAGCACGCGCTCGTGTTGCCCGGCGGATCGAGCGCCAACTCCGACCCCATCGCCGGCTTCGAGTACGTCATCGAGGAGATGGACACCGACGTCGTCAGCATGAGCTTCGGCGCGGGCTGTGGGCCCTTCGGACCGGTGTACCAGGATGCCTGGATCCCCGCGATACAGAACGCCAACGACGTCGGCGTCGTCGCGGTCACCTCCGCGGGGAACTCCGGCGAGGGCTGTGTCGGTTCGCCCGCGAACATCTACGACTCGTTCAGCATCGGTGCCTCCAACGAGGCCGGTACCATCGCCGACTTCTCGAGCGGCGGCACGGTCGCGGCCGACAACTGGGAGGAGCCGGACCCCGAATGGCCCGACGAGTGGGTCAAGCCGGACGTCTCCGCACCGGGTGCGGACGTCCTCAGCGCAGTACCCGGCGGCGGACACGAGCGATACTCGGGGACATCGATGGCGGCCCCGCACGTGTCGGGTGCCATCGCACTCATGCTCTCGGCGAACGACGACCTCTCCGACGAGGAGATCGAGTCCACCCTCGAGGAGACGGCCTGGAAACCCGCGGACGCGCCAGACGAGAAGGACGTCCGGTACGGTCACGGTATCATCGACGTCCGCGCCGCGGTCGCCGAGGTCGGTGGCGCTGCGCTCGAGTACGAGCTCGGCGACGTCGACCGGGACGAGTCGCTCACGGTCCGGGACGTTCGGCTGACACAGCAGTACCTGCAGGACAAAACCCCCGAGCCCTTCAGCGAGGATCTCGGCGATCTGAACCGCGACGGCGAGGTTACGACGACCGATCTGAACCTGCTCCAGCGCAAGGTACTGGGGTCGCTCGACGAGGGCGAGATCGCGGTGACCGGCTTCGACGTTCCCGACAACGTCGACAAAGGCGAGCCGCTCGAGGTCACCGTCGACCTCACCAACCCCGGTGAGGAGGGTGCGGTCCAGAAAGTCTCCCTCCAGCTGAGCGACGATCCGGCCGAGCCGGGCGACGGCGAGACCGTCGCGACCGAGGTCGTCGATATGGCCCCTGAAGGCGTCGACGAGCCGATCGGCTCCCCGTCCGAAACGACGATCACGTTCGAGGTCGACACCGACGACCTCCGGAGCGGAGCGTACGCGGTCACCGTCACCACCGAGGACGACGAGGCGACCGAGGAGTTCACGTACCTGGCCTCGCAGTTCGACGTCTCGTCTCTCGACGCGCCCGACGAGGCCAACAGCGGCGAGAACGTCACCATCAACGCGACCGTCGAGAACGTGGGCAACGTCGAGGACACTCAGTCCGTCGAGTACCGCTTTGGCGACCTCGACGAGACGCTGCTCGAGGAGTCCGTCACGCTTGCACCCGGCGCGGAGACGACCGTCTCGTTCGCGGCCGACACGGAGAACGTCTCCGCGGGCACCTACGAACACGGCGTCTTCACCGACGACGACGCTGCAACCGGCAATATAACGATCCTCGAGCCCTTCTTCGACGTCGAGATCGCCGACGCGCCCGATCGGCTCGAGCCCGGTGATGCCTACACCGTCACTGCCGGCGTCGAGAACACCGGCGATGCGCCGGGCACGCAACGGGTAACGTACGACGTCGTCCGGGAGCGCACCGAGGTCGCAGTCGTCGACAGCAAGGCCGGTACGGAGTCGGTCCGGGCCGCCCTCGACGATCGGAACGTCGACGGCGACCGGGACGACCTCGCCGATGCTGCCGACGAGCTCTCCGCGACCCTGCAAGGCGAACTCGACGACTCGTACAACGTGAGTCCGCTCGGAGCGGACGAACTGCTCGCATCGGTCGACGCGTACGACGTTTTCGTCGTCAACGACTTCGGTGACGCCGACGTCGAGGCGTTCCTCGACACCCTCGCGGACGACCAGGCCGTCGTCTTCCTCGAGAACTGGGGCGCCGATTCGACCGCGATTACCGATCGCTCCGATGTAACCGGCGACCCCGCGGCCGTCGACATCGCCGACTCCGGTTCACCGCCGGTCGAACTCGATATCACGGCCGACCACGCCCTGTTCGACGGCATCGCGGACGAAGGCGAGTCGGTCGAAATCCACGACGCCACCTTCGCCGACCGCGCCTGGTTCGACGACTACAGCGGTGACGCAATCGCGGACGTCGGTGCCGGCAGCCCCGACGGTGCCGCGGTCGGCGTCGGCCAGGACGGCGACCACGTTCTGCTGGCCTCGTTCGGACGGACGCAGTTCGTCGCGGACGGGGACTTCACCGACGACGCCAACGCGATCCTCGCGAACGCGGTCACGTACGTCGACGACCCCCTCGAAGCGAGCGTCGAGCGCACGACGACCGAGGTATCGCTCGATCCGGGCGAGTCGTCGACTGTCGAGTTCTCCGCCGTGCTCGAGGATCTCGATCCCGAACTCGAGTGGGCTCACGCGGTCGAAAGCGAGGACGACGCGGTGCGCACACCGTTTGCACTCGGTGCGCAGTTGGGCACCGTCGCCGGCACGGTGTCCGACGATACGACCGGATCGCCGGTCGCCAACGCGACCGTCGAACTCGAGCGGGACGACGAAACGTACGTCGGCGTAACGGACGCGGACGGAACGTACGCCGTCGAGGACGTTCCGGCCGGGGAGTACACCCTCACGGTCGCTGCGACTGGCTACGAGGCGGTGACGGACACCGTGACGGTCCTCGAAAACGAGACCGTCACGAAGCACGTCGAACTCCGCGCTACCGCGGCGACGATGAGCGGGCAGGTGACCGCGAGTGACGACGGAACTCCCGTCGCGAACGTCACGGTCGCCGCCGAGAACGACGATGGCGAGGTTTTCGAGGCGACGACCGACGCGAACGGAACGTACGCGCTCACGGACGTCTCGGCGGGCACGTACGTCGTCGACGTCGCAGACACGCCGCCCGGCTACCGGCCCGAGAAGATCGTCACGGTCGCTCCCGGTGAACACGTCACCGGCGTCGACTTCGAGATCGAACGCACTCCCGGTACGATCGACGGCTACGTCACGAACGCCGCCGGCGTTCCGATCGCCGACGCGACCGTCGCCGACGCCGACGGCGGCGCGTTCAGCGTGACGACCGACGAAAACGGCTCCTACGAGATCGACGGGCTGGCACCCGGGCGGTACGCGCTCCGCGCGGCCGCCGACGGCTACGACGACTCGACCATCGAGTTCGTCGACGTCGAACCGGGCGCGACGGCGACGGCGAACCTCACGCTCGGCACGTACTTCGAAGTCAGCGATCTCGAGGCCCCCGAGACGGCCACGCAGGGGGAAACGATCGTGGTCAACGCGACGATCACCAACACCGGTGACCGGACGGACACCCGAACGGCGTTCTACTTCCCGCCGGGAACCGACTTCGGAACGGACGTCGTCGACTATCGGCCCGAACTGTCGGAGACCGTCACCCTCGACGGCGGCGAGTCGACGACGGTCGAGTTCACCTACGAGATTCCCGAGGACGACGAGCCGGGCGAGTACGAACACGGCGTCTCCGCCGACGAGGTGGCGTCGACGACCATCACGATCGAGGAATCAGAGGCCGGCGAGCCCGAACCCGCGTACTTCGCCGTGAGCGATGTCGACGGGCCGGCCGCCGCCAATGCGGGTGACGCGATCACGGTCGACGCGACGATCACCAACACCGGCGACGAAGCCGACGAGCAGGACGTCTACCTCTTCTGGAACGTGACGTCGCCGGCGCTCGAGACCGACGAGCAGTCACCGGCCGACCGACGCGAATCGGTCGGTATCGACTCGGCAGCGACGGTCGCGCTCGAGGGCGGGGAGTCCGCGGTCGTCTCGCTCACCCACGAGATCGATGCGGACACCGACCCGGGATCGTATCGGTACTCCGTGTCGACGCTGCAGGACCTCGCTACGGACGGCCTTACCGTGGAAGCGGCCGACGATGCGACGATCCTGCCGATCCGTGCGGACGGCAGCGCCGACCCGATACGCGGCTGA
- a CDS encoding HD domain-containing protein, producing the protein MGVEIKENRVADAEFEEMKGFVFEYLAASVEKEEEGGRMRWYPWHSAEYRHNHILNVVDLATEIAEKEGADVDVTRVAALFHDVAKLETDQELHAEAGARVAREYLESRVDYPESFIQQVCRAIEHHSYQGDLTDLTLEAQCLIEADMLDKVGANGTALMLLRMGYEARTHMDCDEMVERVLERGYDAASRVQSDTAEGIAHQRLKRVKWFSEWLEDEIAALGE; encoded by the coding sequence GTGGGCGTTGAAATAAAAGAAAACCGGGTCGCCGACGCCGAATTCGAGGAGATGAAAGGGTTCGTCTTCGAATACCTCGCGGCCAGCGTGGAGAAGGAAGAGGAGGGTGGCCGCATGCGCTGGTATCCCTGGCACTCCGCGGAGTACCGGCACAACCACATCCTCAACGTCGTCGATCTCGCCACCGAAATCGCCGAGAAGGAGGGTGCGGACGTCGACGTTACCCGCGTCGCCGCCCTCTTTCACGACGTCGCCAAACTCGAAACCGACCAGGAACTCCACGCCGAGGCCGGCGCTCGCGTCGCCCGCGAGTACCTCGAGTCGCGCGTGGACTACCCGGAATCGTTCATCCAGCAGGTATGTCGCGCCATCGAACACCACTCCTACCAGGGAGACCTGACCGACCTCACGCTGGAGGCCCAGTGTCTCATCGAGGCCGACATGCTCGACAAGGTCGGCGCGAACGGCACCGCACTGATGCTGTTGCGGATGGGGTACGAGGCCCGCACGCACATGGACTGCGACGAGATGGTCGAGCGGGTCCTCGAACGGGGCTACGACGCCGCCTCGCGCGTCCAGAGCGACACCGCCGAGGGGATCGCCCACCAGCGCCTGAAACGCGTCAAGTGGTTCAGCGAGTGGCTCGAGGACGAGATCGCCGCACTCGGCGAGTAG
- a CDS encoding LysE family translocator — translation MASIVVTALAGVTFGLALAAPPGPMNAIIAEESVVRGWPAGFRAGLGAMLADAIFFGLTLAGIVAVIDRVPAVRPALYLAGGGLMLYFAVGAIHEARAATSFTDAGRAATTGFRKTFVLSLTNPYQIGFWLTVGVGLLEPGTLDVLAHAPLVGRALEGALVVQTGSPALLVGFFGGIGLWIVAYPAALAAAGRRVDAFAPAVAALSAVVLVGFGLLFLAMGTLRIV, via the coding sequence GTGGCTTCCATCGTCGTTACCGCGCTGGCCGGCGTAACCTTCGGACTCGCGCTCGCGGCACCGCCGGGGCCGATGAACGCGATCATCGCCGAAGAGAGCGTGGTCCGCGGCTGGCCAGCCGGCTTCCGGGCCGGTCTCGGTGCGATGCTGGCGGACGCGATTTTCTTCGGACTCACGCTGGCGGGTATCGTCGCCGTGATCGACCGCGTCCCGGCCGTTCGGCCCGCGCTCTACCTGGCCGGCGGCGGTCTCATGCTGTACTTCGCGGTCGGCGCGATCCACGAGGCCCGGGCCGCCACCTCGTTTACCGACGCCGGGCGGGCCGCCACCACGGGGTTCCGGAAGACGTTCGTCCTCTCGCTAACCAACCCCTACCAGATCGGCTTCTGGCTCACCGTCGGCGTCGGCCTGCTCGAGCCCGGAACGCTCGACGTGCTCGCACACGCCCCGCTGGTGGGACGGGCGCTCGAGGGTGCACTGGTCGTCCAGACCGGCTCCCCGGCGCTGCTGGTCGGGTTCTTCGGGGGGATCGGCCTGTGGATCGTCGCCTATCCGGCGGCGCTCGCCGCGGCGGGACGGCGGGTCGACGCGTTCGCACCGGCAGTGGCCGCGCTGAGCGCCGTCGTCCTCGTCGGGTTCGGACTGCTCTTTCTCGCGATGGGGACGCTACGGATCGTCTGA
- a CDS encoding TlpA family protein disulfide reductase: MDGTRGTGRSGFSIDRRELLASAAGMPALVGCLDGGADDGDDGDGGTDTSGDGAGEPPFEIATIDAPGSEAGTVQIPQSGRVTCCNFTRTQCPTSRGLLPTLGEAKTRLENEGYAVGGDDPAIRFLSVTDATSGPSPSDDELAAWFDENGGDWPLGRDETGASYEYYEIDGYPTTIVLDGAGESRWRNAGDTTASTVVTAVETALEEG; this comes from the coding sequence ATGGATGGGACTCGAGGAACCGGGCGGTCCGGGTTCTCGATCGACCGTCGGGAACTCCTCGCATCGGCGGCCGGGATGCCAGCGCTGGTCGGTTGTCTGGACGGTGGCGCTGACGACGGCGACGACGGCGACGGCGGGACTGACACCAGTGGCGACGGGGCCGGCGAACCGCCGTTCGAAATCGCCACGATCGACGCGCCCGGAAGCGAGGCCGGAACCGTCCAGATCCCGCAGTCTGGACGGGTCACGTGCTGTAATTTCACTCGGACCCAGTGTCCGACGAGCCGCGGTCTGCTGCCGACGCTCGGCGAGGCGAAGACACGCCTCGAGAACGAGGGCTACGCCGTCGGCGGCGACGATCCCGCGATTCGGTTTCTCTCGGTCACGGACGCCACCAGCGGCCCCTCGCCGTCGGACGACGAACTGGCGGCCTGGTTCGACGAGAACGGTGGCGACTGGCCGCTCGGTCGCGACGAGACCGGGGCCAGTTACGAGTACTACGAGATCGACGGCTACCCCACGACGATCGTCCTCGATGGGGCCGGGGAGAGCCGCTGGCGTAACGCGGGCGACACGACCGCGAGTACCGTCGTCACGGCGGTCGAAACGGCGCTCGAGGAGGGCTGA
- a CDS encoding class I SAM-dependent methyltransferase, translating into MTDDRERWNERYDEGTFDPADEPIPALERRIATFPDGRALDVATGTGRNALFLAEHGYDVDAVDISDAAIERARERASDRGVAANSNWIRADLAEVDLGRGRYDVITVGFFAALEHLPALKEALTPGGVLVYEHHLRSSDPVAGPSTDRYRYRSNDLLRACLDLTVLSYEERRRPVGDGTGDGDDDDSIAVATLVARRSSGGTQSYPNRAAETDGGG; encoded by the coding sequence GTGACCGACGACCGCGAGCGATGGAACGAACGATACGACGAGGGCACGTTCGATCCCGCCGACGAGCCGATTCCGGCGCTCGAGCGCCGAATCGCGACGTTCCCGGACGGGCGCGCACTCGACGTCGCGACGGGCACCGGGCGAAACGCACTCTTCCTCGCCGAACACGGGTACGACGTCGATGCGGTCGATATCTCCGACGCCGCGATCGAGCGCGCTCGCGAGCGGGCCAGTGACCGCGGCGTCGCGGCGAACTCGAACTGGATCCGCGCCGACCTGGCCGAGGTCGACCTCGGCCGCGGCCGCTACGACGTGATCACGGTCGGCTTCTTCGCCGCCCTCGAACACCTGCCAGCCCTCAAGGAGGCACTCACCCCGGGCGGCGTGCTGGTTTACGAGCACCACCTCCGCTCGAGCGATCCGGTCGCCGGCCCGTCGACCGACCGCTATCGCTATCGGTCGAACGACCTGCTGCGGGCGTGTCTGGATCTGACGGTCCTCTCGTACGAGGAACGGCGACGACCGGTCGGGGACGGTACCGGAGACGGCGACGACGACGATTCGATCGCGGTAGCCACGCTCGTCGCGCGGCGCTCGAGCGGCGGCACGCAGTCGTATCCGAATCGAGCGGCCGAGACCGACGGCGGTGGGTGA
- a CDS encoding TlpA family protein disulfide reductase, which yields MRRREIVAGFGSIGVLAGATGVAVGKLFLPSFGSDSTTDDGDGGHSDGPVDVETIDARGSEAGTVTVPNDGITVVSFFVTGCGHCQATMPRLAEARSRLVEDGGDELTFLSVTYQSLDNKPADELREWWRAHSGNWNVGYDPNSTLAARYGVYGYPVTVVVDERGEKHWDKLGIIEPADLVEAVESVLESADGNASESADGNVSESAAD from the coding sequence ATGAGACGCCGCGAAATCGTCGCCGGCTTCGGCAGCATCGGTGTCCTCGCCGGAGCGACCGGAGTCGCCGTCGGCAAACTGTTCCTGCCCTCGTTCGGCAGCGACTCCACGACGGACGACGGCGACGGCGGCCACTCGGACGGGCCGGTCGACGTCGAGACGATCGACGCTCGAGGGAGCGAGGCCGGTACGGTGACAGTCCCCAACGACGGTATTACGGTCGTCTCGTTCTTCGTCACGGGCTGTGGCCACTGTCAGGCGACGATGCCGCGGCTCGCCGAGGCCCGGTCCCGACTCGTCGAGGACGGCGGGGACGAGCTGACGTTCCTCTCGGTCACCTACCAGTCACTCGATAACAAACCGGCAGACGAGCTCCGCGAGTGGTGGCGCGCCCACAGCGGCAACTGGAACGTCGGCTACGACCCGAACTCGACGCTCGCGGCGCGCTACGGCGTGTACGGCTACCCCGTCACGGTCGTCGTCGACGAGCGGGGCGAGAAACACTGGGACAAGCTCGGCATCATAGAGCCCGCGGACCTCGTCGAGGCCGTCGAATCCGTCCTCGAATCTGCCGACGGCAACGCATCCGAGTCGGCCGACGGCAACGTGTCCGAATCTGCCGCCGACTGA